The following coding sequences lie in one Homalodisca vitripennis isolate AUS2020 chromosome X, UT_GWSS_2.1, whole genome shotgun sequence genomic window:
- the LOC124368916 gene encoding uncharacterized protein LOC124368916 isoform X2: MLPFKALNQCRRQSVVQIINEERGISEEGNSKAALQAEGKYSAVVNLEHDATDNKNVADEEAGMQNLKVPNNSSETDQGVTDQVKCSSKGTDDKSLLMRELTSDLSQEAGIDNNLEITNIENKTDVSLSCGGNTLQVSEHVIEYESSLNSESTSTNWKTESIPIEVENNGSFDDSKGKFLSDDSLFFMRVTVVVSFLSVAAFGMALTTLFMISH; the protein is encoded by the exons ATG ttgCCGTTCAAAGCCTTAAATCAATGCCGGCGGCAATCTGTTGTTCAAATTATCAATGAAGAACGAGGAATATCAGAAGAGGGAAATTCCAAAGCAGCTCTCCAAGCAGAAGGAAAATATTCTGCGGTTGTGAACCTTGAGCATGATGCAACTGACAACAAAAATGTTGCAGATGAAGAGGCTGGAATGCAGAATTTGAAA GTACCAAATAATTCTTCCGAGACTGATCAGGGAGTCACTGACCAAGTCAAATGCTCTTCAAAAGGCACAGATGACAAGTCACTTCTGATGAGAGAGCTCACCAGTGACCTATCACAGGAAGCAGGGATTGATAATAATCTGGAGATAACAAATATAGAGAACAAAACTGATGTTTCATTAAGTTGTGGGGGCAATACTTTACAAGTCTCTGAACATGTTATTGAATATGAGTCCAGCTTAAATTCTGAATCCACATCCACCAACTGGAAAACTGAAAGTATCCCTATTGAGGTTGAAAACAATGGAAGTTTTGATGATAGCAAGGGAAAATTTCTCTCTGATGATAGTTTATTTTTCATGAGAGTTACTGTGGTAGTTTCTTTCTTATCAGTCGCTGCGTTTGGAATGGCTTTAACTACTTTGTTTATGATCagccattaa
- the LOC124368918 gene encoding putative GPI-anchored protein pfl2 yields MTSQSPTGSSFTSEVPTGSPFTSEPPTGSFHSTAWHSSELPIHSSISSVEPTGSFSSQPPTGSSYTSESPHSTQVPTGSVHSSVVPSASPMTSQSPTGSSFTSEVPTGSPFTSEPPTGSFHSTAWHSSELPIHSSISSVEPTGSSSSQPPTGSSYTTESPHSTQEPTGSVHSSVVPSASPMTSQSPTGSSFTSEVPTGSPFTSEPPTGSFHSTAWHSSELPIHSSISSVEPTGSFSSQRPTGSSYTSESPHSTQAPTGSVHSSVVPSASPMTSQSPTGSSFTSEVPTGSPFTSEPPTGSLHSTAWHSSEQPIHSSISSVQPTGSFSSQRPTGSPYTSKSPHSTQAPTGSVHSSVVPSASPMTSQSPTGSSFTSEVPTGSPFTSEPPTGSLHSTTWHSSEPPIHSSISSVQPTGSSSSQPPTGSSYTSESPHSTQAPTGSVHSSVVPSVSPMTSQSPTGSSFTSEVPTGSPFTSEPPTGSLHSTAWHSSEPPIHSSISSVQPTGSFSSQPPTGSSYTSESPHSTQAPTGSVHSSVVPSASPMTSQSPTLSSFTTEPPIHSSISSVQPTGSSSSQPPTGSSYTSESPPSTKAPTGSVHSSVVPSTSPMTSQSPTGSSFTSEPPIHSSISSVQPTGSISSQPPTGSSYTSESPHSTQAPTGTVHSSVASSASPMTSQSPTGSSFTSEVPTGSPFTSEPPTGSLFTSEQPTGSSSSVFTVTTSNSSLSTVSTTQSPTKSSTETPLFSSSTVTSITNSTMGPTTTSHLTSSSKNTTIPTIVSTQHMTSSTTFNGTTTPGTPLFSSSTVTLVTNYTNIPTTISNLTTSSKNTTVTTTVPTHNVTSTTIFNSSTIPVTGSPFSSTPPFTQSPTKHLSSTTPMPYTKVTFPTSTTTNPSQPPFGETIWLYPTTDIIAIISVVSIVIFVIVVSIRAL; encoded by the exons ATGACCTCACAATCACCAACAGGATCATCATTCACTTCTGAGGTACCAACTGGCTCACCATTTACGTCTGAACCACCTACTGGATCATTCCACTCTACTGCGTGGCATTCTTCGGAGCTACCTATTCATTCGTCAATATCTTCAGTAGAGCCAACTGGTTCATTTAGTTCTCAACCTCCTACAGGATCATCGTACACTTCTGAGTCACCTCACTCTACTCAAGTGCCTACAGGGTCAGTGCATTCATCAGTGGTTCCATCAGCTTCTCCTATGACCTCACAATCACCAACAGGATCATCATTCACTTCTGAGGTACCAACTGGCTCACCATTTACGTCTGAACCACCTACTGGATCATTCCACTCTACTGCGTGGCATTCTTCGGAGCTACCAATTCATTCGTCAATATCTTCAGTAGAGCCAACTGGTTCATCTAGTTCTCAACCTCCTACAGGATCATCGTACACTACAGAGTCACCTCACTCTACTCAAGAGCCTACGGGGTCAGTGCATTCATCAGTGGTTCCATCAGCTTCTCCGATGACCTCACAATCACCAACAGGATCATCATTCACTTCTGAGGTACCAACTGGCTCACCATTTACGTCTGAACCACCTACTGGATCATTCCACTCTACTGCGTGGCATTCTTCGGAGCTACCAATTCATTCGTCAATATCTTCAGTAGAGCCAACTGGTTCATTTAGTTCTCAACGACCTACAGGATCATCGTACACTTCTGAGTCACCTCACTCTACTCAAGCGCCTACAGGGTCAGTGCATTCATCGGTGGTTCCGTCAGCTTCTCCGATGACCTCACAATCACCAACAGGATCATCATTCACTTCTGAGGTACCAACTGGCTCACCATTTACGTCTGAACCACCTACTGGATCATTGCACTCTACTGCGTGGCATTCTTCTGAGCAACCAATCCATTCCTCAATATCGTCAGTACAGCCAACTGGTTCATTTAGTTCTCAACGACCTACAGGATCACCGTACACTTCTAAGTCACCTCACTCTACTCAAGCGCCTACAGGGTCAGTGCATTCATCGGTGGTTCCGTCAGCTTCTCCGATGACCTCACAATCACCAACAGGATCATCATTCACTTCGGAGGTACCAACTGGCTCACCATTTACGTCTGAACCACCTACTGGATCGTTGCACTCTACTACGTGGCATTCTTCTGAGCCACCAATCCATTCCTCAATATCTTCAGTGCAGCCTACTGGTTCATCTAGTTCTCAACCTCCTACAGGATCATCGTATACTTCTGAGTCACCTCACTCTACTCAAGCGCCTACAGGGTCAGTGCATTCATCGGTGGTACCGTCAGTTTCTCCTATGACCTCACAATCACCAACAGGATCATCATTCACTTCGGAGGTACCAACTGGCTCACCATTTACGTCTGAACCACCTACTGGATCGTTGCACTCTACTGCGTGGCATTCTTCTGAGCCACCAATCCATTCCTCAATATCTTCAGTACAGCCAACTGGTTCATTTAGTTCTCAACCTCCTACAGGATCATCGTACACTTCTGAGTCACCTCACTCTACTCAAGCACCTACAGGTTCAGTGCATTCATCAGTGGTTCCATCAGCTTCTCCTATGACCTCACAATCACCAACATTATCATCATTCACTACTGAGCCACCAATTCATTCTTCAATATCGTCAGTACAGCCAACTGGTTCATCTAGTTCTCAACCTCCTACAGGATCATCGTACACTTCTGAGTCACCTCCCTCTACTAAAGCGCCTACAGGTTCAGTGCATTCATCAGTGGTTCCATCAACTTCTCCTATGACCTCACAATCACCAACAGGATCATCATTCACTTCGGAG CCACCAATTCATTCCTCAATATCTTCAGTACAGCCAACAGGTTCAATTAGTTCTCAACCTCCTACAGGATCATCGTACACTTCTGAGTCACCTCACTCTACCCAAGCGCCTACAGGTACAGTGCATTCATCAGTGGCATCATCAGCTTCTCCTATGACCTCACAATCACCAACAGGATCATCATTCACTTCGGAGGTACCAACTGGCTCACCATTTACGTCTGAACCTCCCACTGGTTCATTATTTACTTCTGAACAGCCCACTGGTTCATCTTCCTCAGTATTTACTGTAACAACCTCCAATTCAAGCTTGTCTACTGTTTCCACAACTCAATCCCCTACAAAGTCATCCACAGAAACTCCTCTTTTTTCAAGTTCCACTGTAACATCAATCACTAACTCTACTATGGGTCCCACAACTACTTCTCATTTAACATCCTCTTCTAAAAATACAACAATCCCTACAATAGTTTCTACCCAACACATGACTTCTAGTACAACATTTAATGGTACTACAACTCCAGGAACTCCTCTGTTTTCAAGTTCTACTGTAACACTTGTTactaattatacaaatattcctacaACTATATCTAATTTAACAACCTCTTCCAAAAATACAACAGTTACAACAACTGTGCCTACTCATAATGTAACTTCtactacaatatttaatagttctACAATCCCAGTCACAGGTTCTCCTTTTTCATCAACTCCTCCTTTTACACAATCTCCAACTAAACATTTATCCTCAACCACCCCTATGCCATATACAAAAGTTACTTTTCCAACATCTACAACTACCAATCCTTCTCAACCACCCTTTGGAGAAACTATTTGGCTCTATCCTACAACAGATATTATTGCAATAATATCTGTTGTGagcattgttatttttgtaattgttgtatCTATAAGAGCACTGTGA
- the LOC124368916 gene encoding uncharacterized protein LOC124368916 isoform X1: MLPFKALNQCRRQSVVQIINEERGISEEGNSKAALQAEGKYSAVVNLEHDATDNKNVADEEAGMQNLKQVPNNSSETDQGVTDQVKCSSKGTDDKSLLMRELTSDLSQEAGIDNNLEITNIENKTDVSLSCGGNTLQVSEHVIEYESSLNSESTSTNWKTESIPIEVENNGSFDDSKGKFLSDDSLFFMRVTVVVSFLSVAAFGMALTTLFMISH, encoded by the exons ATG ttgCCGTTCAAAGCCTTAAATCAATGCCGGCGGCAATCTGTTGTTCAAATTATCAATGAAGAACGAGGAATATCAGAAGAGGGAAATTCCAAAGCAGCTCTCCAAGCAGAAGGAAAATATTCTGCGGTTGTGAACCTTGAGCATGATGCAACTGACAACAAAAATGTTGCAGATGAAGAGGCTGGAATGCAGAATTTGAAA CAGGTACCAAATAATTCTTCCGAGACTGATCAGGGAGTCACTGACCAAGTCAAATGCTCTTCAAAAGGCACAGATGACAAGTCACTTCTGATGAGAGAGCTCACCAGTGACCTATCACAGGAAGCAGGGATTGATAATAATCTGGAGATAACAAATATAGAGAACAAAACTGATGTTTCATTAAGTTGTGGGGGCAATACTTTACAAGTCTCTGAACATGTTATTGAATATGAGTCCAGCTTAAATTCTGAATCCACATCCACCAACTGGAAAACTGAAAGTATCCCTATTGAGGTTGAAAACAATGGAAGTTTTGATGATAGCAAGGGAAAATTTCTCTCTGATGATAGTTTATTTTTCATGAGAGTTACTGTGGTAGTTTCTTTCTTATCAGTCGCTGCGTTTGGAATGGCTTTAACTACTTTGTTTATGATCagccattaa